The following DNA comes from Streptococcus pasteurianus.
TTTCAATGAAATCATTAATCTAGTTAAAGATTCATCATTGGTTTACGTTCTTGGTGTGGGCGATTTGTTGCTTGCAAGTAAAACCGCAGCAAATCGTGATGCCACATTAGCACCGATGTTTGTTGCTGGAGCAATTTACTTGTTAATGATTGGTGTGGTGACATTAATTTCAAAACAAACTGAAAAGAAATTTAATTACTATAAATAAGAGGTGACCAGATGTTAGAATTAAAAAATATTTCCAAACAATTTGGTCAAAAGAAGATTTTTGATCATTTTAATTTGACGATTGAAGATGGCAAAATTTTATCTCTCGTTGGTCCGTCAGGTGGTGGAAAGACAACCTTGCTACGTATGCTTGCTGGACTTGAAAAAATTGATTCTGGAGAAATTATTCATAATGGTGAAGTCGTTCCTATCGACCATCTAGAGATGCTTAATTTACTTGGTTTTGTTTTTCAAGATTTTCAGCTTTTCCCTCATTTATCTGTTTTAGATAATTTGACCTTATCGCCTGTAAAAACAATGGGAATGACAAAAGAAACAGCTAAAGAAAAAGCGGTTACCTTGCTTCAACGCCTGGGTCTTGGTGAATACGCTGATGCTTATCCGTATTCGTTGTCAGGTGGTCAAAAACAACGTGTGGCTTTGGCGCGTGCTATGATGATTGACCCACAAATTATTGGTTATGATGAGCCAACATCAGCACTTGACCCAGAATTGCGTCAAGAAGTTGAAAAGTTGATTTTACAAAATCGTGAAGCTGGCATGACTCAAATCGTTGT
Coding sequences within:
- a CDS encoding amino acid ABC transporter ATP-binding protein, producing MLELKNISKQFGQKKIFDHFNLTIEDGKILSLVGPSGGGKTTLLRMLAGLEKIDSGEIIHNGEVVPIDHLEMLNLLGFVFQDFQLFPHLSVLDNLTLSPVKTMGMTKETAKEKAVTLLQRLGLGEYADAYPYSLSGGQKQRVALARAMMIDPQIIGYDEPTSALDPELRQEVEKLILQNREAGMTQIVVTHDLKFAESISDHILRINPK